A genome region from Maniola jurtina chromosome 22, ilManJurt1.1, whole genome shotgun sequence includes the following:
- the LOC123876835 gene encoding uncharacterized protein LOC123876835 produces MAAKSPTTSVKLREMIGGDQFSQRREVFDKHDSAFVPLPSPPAAITTNHGATTSNFKRNTAGYSSMRETRSEDRHYDFRPRKYSDNFTSELNQSDDVDYRYSMAERNRRLSKLRRDFLKSNLHEPGEGTLTRSGVRASLPTTNTVSSIKYKIENINIYKFPFAEPYSTPTPTRRVVVDLGSPTDEGANKENSTPSPDKPKHQSLPNESPGSPKFDHQKLYEELVKRYSPTRKPVNWTLPPTRPKVVGSVPKSTSSAADSIDSTDKKYSEASNADTDEVFEKKEHEIKVNTQSPTTNENVEQNRVEDIKPNIEILHNGPEVSENEYEPDKKENVKKANDSKVSLSELEENDVVPELSTFKRQLSRESAKKIPADSKIVDLTIPALLEKMAEESERAQNHKTDGKKVKRKRSFLDKLLGRNKGVKTEKTSK; encoded by the coding sequence ATGGCGGCCAAATCGCCTACGACGAGCGTGAAGTTGCGAGAGATGATCGGAGGCGACCAGTTCAGTCAGCGGCGCGAGGTTTTCGACAAGCACGACAGCGCGTTCGTGCCGCTGCCCTCGCCACCCGCCGCGATCACCACCAACCACGGGGCGACCACGAGCAACTTCAAGCGCAACACCGCCGGCTACTCCAGCATGCGCGAGACGAGGAGCGAGGACCGCCACTACGACTTCCGGCCGCGCAAGTACTCCGACAACTTCACCTCCGAGCTCAACCAGAGCGACGATGTCGACTACAGGTACAGCATGGCCGAGAGAAACAGGCGGCTCTCCAAGCTGCGGCGGGACTTCCTCAAGTCCAACTTACACGAACCGGGAGAGGGGACGCTCACACGCAGCGGCGTCCGCGCCTCGTTACCGACTACCAATACAGTGTCTTCAATAAagtataaaattgaaaatataaacaTATACAAATTTCCATTCGCCGAGCCGTACTCGACGCCGACGCCGACTAGACGTGTAGTTGTTGACTTAGGATCGCCGACTGATGAAGGTGCTAACAAAGAAAATAGCACACCGTCTCCAGATAAACCGAAACATCAGAGTTTGCCGAATGAATCGCCTGGATCGCCTAAATTTGATCACCAAAAGCTGTACGAGGAACTAGTGAAACGTTATTCACCAACGCGCAAGCCTGTGAACTGGACTCTGCCACCGACGAGACCGAAAGTGGTCGGCTCAGTTCCTAAATCCACTTCGAGTGCAGCCGATAGCATCGACAGCACTGATAAGAAATATTCCGAAGCGTCTAACGCTGATACGGACGAAGTTTTTGAGAAAAAAGAACATGAAATCAAAGTAAATACACAAAGCCCTACGACTAATGAAAATGTAGAGCAAAACAGAGTGGAGGATATTAAACCCAATATCGAAATACTACATAACGGTCCCGAAGTTAGTGAAAATGAATATGAACCcgacaaaaaagaaaatgttaaGAAAGCCAATGATTCCAAAGTTTCCCTATCTGAATTAGAGGAGAACGACGTGGTTCCAGAACTGTCGACGTTCAAAAGACAACTAAGCAGAGAATCTGCAAAGAAAATTCCAGCCGATAGTAAAATTGTCGATTTAACCATTCCAGCGTTGTTAGAAAAAATGGCAGAGGAGAGTGAACGAGCGCAAAACCATAAAACCGATGGGAAAAAAGTGAAGAGAAAGCGAAGTTTCTTAGACAAACTTTTAGGGCGTAACAAAGGAGTTAAAACGGAGAAAACATCCAAATAG